The Leptospira barantonii genome includes a region encoding these proteins:
- a CDS encoding zinc-dependent alcohol dehydrogenase family protein — MKAMVINRFGGPEVFEPGEVPKPTLVPGHVLIRVKATSVNPVDYKIRKFGPSIAPAFPAVLHGDVAGIIEEVADNVSRWKKGDEVFGCVGGLIGTGGALAEYILADERLIARKPKNLSFEETAVLPLVSITAWEGLFEKGNIQAGNKILITGGAGGVGHIAIQLARWAGARVLATASGDQKQKLVVELGAEAVSGRSEEEIKKKALEVFGKEELDLALDTGGGSGFETAIACVKRKGKAITINGSGSFNLGNAHSKSLDLAIVFMLIPLLHNEGREKHGFILGEISRLVENGILKPVLDPERFSWSKIGDAHRKLEEGRTIGKISVTID; from the coding sequence ATGAAAGCGATGGTTATCAATCGATTCGGCGGTCCCGAAGTATTCGAACCGGGAGAAGTTCCGAAACCGACCTTGGTTCCCGGTCATGTTTTGATCCGAGTCAAAGCGACGAGCGTGAATCCGGTGGATTATAAAATCAGAAAGTTCGGTCCTTCGATTGCGCCAGCGTTCCCTGCGGTTTTACACGGGGACGTGGCGGGAATTATCGAAGAGGTTGCGGATAACGTATCTCGTTGGAAAAAAGGGGACGAGGTTTTCGGTTGTGTGGGTGGTTTGATCGGGACCGGTGGAGCGCTCGCCGAATACATTCTCGCGGATGAAAGACTGATCGCAAGAAAACCGAAAAATCTGAGTTTCGAAGAAACCGCGGTATTGCCTCTCGTTTCCATCACCGCTTGGGAAGGTCTTTTTGAAAAAGGAAATATCCAAGCCGGAAATAAGATATTGATTACGGGTGGGGCGGGCGGAGTCGGTCATATCGCGATTCAACTAGCGAGATGGGCTGGAGCTCGTGTTCTTGCCACGGCGAGCGGCGATCAAAAACAAAAGCTCGTTGTCGAACTCGGAGCCGAAGCGGTTAGCGGTAGATCGGAAGAAGAAATCAAAAAGAAGGCCCTTGAAGTTTTCGGAAAAGAGGAATTGGATCTCGCGCTTGACACGGGAGGTGGAAGCGGTTTTGAAACGGCCATCGCTTGTGTGAAAAGAAAAGGAAAGGCGATTACGATCAACGGTTCCGGGTCGTTCAATTTAGGAAATGCTCATTCCAAAAGTCTGGATCTTGCGATCGTCTTTATGTTGATTCCTCTTTTGCACAACGAGGGAAGGGAAAAACACGGATTCATTCTCGGTGAAATCTCGAGGCTTGTGGAGAATGGAATTTTAAAACCGGTTCTGGATCCTGAAAGATTCTCCTGGTCGAAGATCGGAGACGCTCATCGCAAACTCGAAGAAGGAAGAACGATCGGCAAAATTTCCGTAACGATCGACTGA
- a CDS encoding LysR family transcriptional regulator, with protein MNLESITDLELFEAVCSEGNFAKAARKTNTSLPTISKRISRLERALKTTLFERTTRTIRLTEAGIRFRLRTDKILNELRMAEKEANIEKELKGKIRITAPAPFATRILPSVVSEFGNLYPEIQLETVFGNEKFNLIEDSFDLGIRIMKPIRTNRCKILMPNPIVVLASTQYLEKMGIPHHIQELENYNVLYVDEHANVKIPGTKRTISELSKHRGIRSNNGSFLTETIAEGAEGILFRSLWDVENLLRSGKLKRIFPNLILDSNTSVCLLFPSGENPSKRVLRFQEFLESKLAGWKF; from the coding sequence ATGAATCTAGAAAGTATAACCGACTTGGAGTTGTTCGAAGCCGTTTGTTCGGAAGGAAATTTTGCAAAGGCCGCGCGCAAAACGAACACGTCCCTGCCCACGATCAGCAAAAGAATTTCCAGATTGGAACGGGCCCTCAAAACAACTTTGTTCGAAAGAACGACAAGAACGATCCGTCTCACCGAAGCGGGAATCCGTTTTAGACTCAGAACCGACAAGATTCTAAACGAATTGAGAATGGCCGAAAAAGAAGCGAACATAGAGAAGGAGCTCAAAGGAAAAATCAGGATCACCGCACCCGCTCCCTTTGCGACTAGGATCCTACCTTCCGTCGTTTCCGAGTTCGGAAATCTTTATCCGGAAATCCAATTGGAGACCGTATTCGGAAACGAAAAGTTCAACCTAATAGAGGACAGTTTCGATTTGGGAATTCGAATCATGAAACCGATTCGGACGAATCGTTGTAAGATATTGATGCCGAATCCGATCGTCGTTCTCGCTTCTACGCAGTATTTGGAAAAGATGGGAATTCCTCATCACATTCAAGAATTAGAAAATTATAATGTATTGTACGTGGACGAACACGCGAACGTAAAAATTCCCGGAACGAAAAGGACAATATCGGAGCTTTCCAAACACAGGGGAATCCGATCGAACAACGGATCTTTTTTAACCGAAACGATCGCGGAAGGAGCGGAGGGAATTCTGTTTCGTTCTCTGTGGGATGTGGAAAATCTTTTACGTTCCGGAAAACTCAAACGGATATTTCCGAATCTGATTTTGGATTCGAATACTTCCGTTTGTCTTTTGTTTCCTTCGGGAGAAAACCCGTCGAAACGGGTTTTACGATTTCAGGAATTTTTGGAATCCAAACTCGCAGGTTGGAAATTCTAA
- a CDS encoding DMT family transporter — MPSNASAKFYVLLVIAMISWGFAWPSAKLIVGDQHPNVIIFWRFLATAISLLPIVLWRKESLRLPNKKTLFQVAIGGVLYTIYNQFFLLGLKNGLAGAGGVLVTTMNPIFTYVFVHSFQKKLPSAREGIGLLLGLVGGCILLRLWDLDLNSLFLSGNIFFLLCAFSWAFLSMNSHSTGQTISPLVYSFYVFTIGTILDLFLAIPYGVENALKSGPHFWFHILYLSVISTTFGTTVYFFASTKLGSRVASSFIFLVPVTALLGSWIFLNEIPSFTTTIGGTFAVLAVFLLNRTKSGEDKEEKH; from the coding sequence ATGCCATCGAATGCAAGCGCTAAGTTCTACGTTCTTCTCGTAATCGCAATGATATCTTGGGGTTTTGCCTGGCCTTCGGCGAAACTAATCGTAGGAGATCAACATCCGAACGTAATCATCTTCTGGAGATTTTTAGCGACCGCGATTTCACTTCTTCCCATCGTTCTATGGAGAAAGGAATCGCTTCGTCTTCCGAATAAGAAGACCTTGTTTCAAGTCGCGATCGGCGGAGTTCTTTATACGATCTACAATCAATTCTTTCTTTTGGGTTTGAAGAACGGACTTGCGGGCGCTGGTGGAGTTCTCGTAACGACGATGAATCCTATCTTTACGTATGTGTTCGTTCATTCGTTTCAGAAAAAACTTCCATCGGCGAGGGAAGGAATCGGTCTTCTGCTCGGGCTTGTGGGCGGTTGTATTCTTCTCAGGCTTTGGGATCTTGATTTGAATTCCTTGTTTTTATCGGGGAATATTTTCTTTCTTCTTTGCGCGTTTAGCTGGGCGTTCCTGAGCATGAACAGTCACAGTACGGGACAAACGATTTCTCCTCTCGTTTATAGTTTTTACGTGTTTACCATCGGGACGATTTTGGATTTGTTTCTTGCGATTCCGTACGGGGTGGAGAATGCCTTGAAAAGCGGACCTCATTTCTGGTTTCACATACTTTATCTTTCCGTAATATCCACGACCTTCGGTACCACGGTTTATTTTTTCGCTTCCACGAAGTTGGGTTCTCGTGTTGCGAGTTCCTTTATCTTTTTGGTTCCCGTTACGGCGCTTTTGGGGAGTTGGATTTTTTTAAACGAGATTCCGAGTTTTACCACCACGATCGGCGGAACCTTTGCCGTATTGGCGGTTTTTCTTTTAAACCGAACTAAGAGCGGAGAGGATAAAGAAGAAAAACATTAA
- the lpxD gene encoding UDP-3-O-(3-hydroxymyristoyl)glucosamine N-acyltransferase, translated as MKAKDLAKTLGVELKGNGETDVIGVGDIENHSTVQSDRIYYFEAKKYFSSNPKAKEVKLALTISALADEFPCALIVPDNQARIKFIELLSLFEKKPKPTSFISNKASIHESAKIGKNVTIMDFVVIQENVEIGDDCQIYPNVVLESGVKIGEGTVLKSGVVVAYDCILGKHNLIHSNTVIGADGFGFYDKAGVRYKVPQIGNSVIGDYVEMGACCTVDRATIETTSVGNYTKFDDHVHIAHNCRVGNYVFIAGGTVLAGSVTLEDGVIMGGQAAVAEGITMKKGSILMGMSGLTEDSSEKVAYFGIPAKPALEMHRIHSSMAKLPELVREHRNRSKN; from the coding sequence ATGAAAGCCAAAGACTTAGCGAAAACACTGGGTGTAGAACTTAAGGGTAACGGCGAAACGGATGTGATCGGAGTCGGAGACATCGAAAATCATTCCACCGTTCAATCGGATCGAATTTATTATTTCGAAGCGAAAAAATATTTCAGCTCCAATCCAAAAGCGAAAGAGGTAAAACTCGCACTCACCATTTCTGCGTTAGCCGATGAATTTCCTTGCGCGTTGATCGTTCCCGACAATCAGGCGCGAATCAAATTCATAGAACTACTTTCTCTTTTTGAAAAAAAACCGAAGCCCACCTCGTTCATCTCGAACAAAGCGAGCATTCATGAAAGCGCAAAGATCGGTAAGAACGTCACGATCATGGACTTTGTTGTGATCCAAGAAAACGTCGAGATCGGAGACGATTGTCAAATTTATCCGAACGTCGTTCTCGAAAGCGGAGTGAAGATCGGAGAAGGAACTGTGTTGAAATCCGGAGTGGTCGTCGCTTACGATTGTATTCTCGGGAAACACAATCTCATTCATTCGAACACGGTCATCGGCGCGGACGGTTTCGGTTTTTATGATAAAGCGGGAGTTCGTTATAAGGTTCCTCAAATCGGAAATTCGGTGATCGGAGATTACGTGGAAATGGGAGCTTGTTGCACCGTGGATCGCGCAACGATCGAAACGACCTCGGTTGGAAATTATACAAAGTTCGACGATCACGTTCATATCGCTCACAACTGCAGAGTGGGGAATTACGTTTTCATCGCGGGCGGAACCGTTCTTGCGGGTTCGGTGACGTTGGAAGACGGAGTGATTATGGGAGGTCAAGCGGCCGTTGCGGAAGGAATTACGATGAAGAAAGGATCGATTCTTATGGGAATGTCCGGTCTTACCGAAGACAGTTCGGAAAAGGTCGCCTACTTCGGAATTCCCGCAAAACCCGCGTTGGAAATGCATAGAATTCATTCTTCAATGGCGAAACTTCCGGAGCTTGTTCGAGAACATAGAAACCGTTCTAAGAATTAA
- the leuD gene encoding 3-isopropylmalate dehydratase small subunit → MNAWTTHKGTAVPLYRKDIDTDQILPKQFMKKTERTGFGVHLFHNWRYTDEEGKRENPDFILNQTRYRNASVLVAGENFGCGSSREHAPWALADYGFKAVIAPSFADIFFGNCAKNGIALVKLSQKETEEILSYVNERENAEVYVDLNALVVTVGNKIYNFVLADSLVNRIRNGWDDVDLTMKQIQKIESFESVLV, encoded by the coding sequence ATGAATGCATGGACAACACATAAAGGAACCGCAGTTCCTTTGTATAGAAAGGACATCGATACGGATCAGATTCTTCCGAAACAATTTATGAAAAAGACGGAGCGCACCGGATTCGGAGTACATCTGTTTCATAACTGGAGATACACGGATGAGGAAGGTAAAAGGGAAAATCCGGATTTTATTCTCAATCAAACGCGTTATAGAAACGCGAGCGTTTTGGTTGCGGGAGAGAATTTCGGATGTGGTTCGAGCAGGGAACACGCTCCTTGGGCTTTGGCGGATTACGGTTTTAAAGCGGTGATCGCCCCTTCCTTTGCGGATATATTTTTCGGAAACTGCGCGAAGAACGGGATCGCATTGGTGAAACTTTCTCAAAAAGAAACGGAGGAAATTCTTTCCTATGTGAACGAAAGGGAGAATGCGGAAGTTTACGTCGACCTGAACGCGTTAGTCGTCACCGTTGGGAACAAGATATATAATTTCGTTTTGGCGGATTCTTTGGTGAACCGGATTCGAAACGGTTGGGACGACGTGGATTTGACGATGAAGCAGATTCAAAAAATCGAAAGTTTCGAATCGGTTCTCGTTTAA
- the leuC gene encoding 3-isopropylmalate dehydratase large subunit, translating into MAGKTLYDKIWESRVVVKDGEEDILYVDRHLLHEVTSPQAFTALKEKGRSVRKTERTLAIMDHNVSTRNRDWNGAGEISKKQMELLSKNCAEFGVELLDIHHPDQGVVHVVGPEMGLTLPGTVIACGDSHTSTHGAFGAFALGIGTSEIEHVLATQTIRLKKSKNLLIQIEGELSSDVSAKDLALYLIGKIGTNGGQGYVIEYTGDAIRKMSMEGRMTLCNLCIEAGARAGLVAPDQTTFDYLKGRDYSPKGEAYNQKVEYWKTLKSDEDAVYDKKIVLNAEEVSPMVTWGTNPGQVVPVLSKVPDPDSFSDAEARAAARRSIEYMGLEPGEELRSVKIDKVFIGSCTNARIEDIRKAAKTAQGRKVSSNVTAIVVPGSGRVKRQAEAEGLDRILIEAGFEWRLPGCSMCLGMNDDYLLPGERCASTSNRNFEGRQGRGGRTHLVSPESAVVAAILGRFGTAKELEEQKV; encoded by the coding sequence ATGGCCGGCAAAACATTATACGATAAGATCTGGGAATCCAGAGTCGTCGTGAAGGACGGAGAAGAGGACATTTTGTATGTGGACAGGCATCTTCTTCACGAAGTGACCTCTCCTCAGGCGTTCACCGCTTTGAAGGAAAAGGGAAGATCGGTTCGAAAAACGGAAAGAACCTTGGCGATCATGGATCATAACGTTTCCACGAGAAACCGGGATTGGAACGGCGCGGGGGAAATTTCCAAAAAACAGATGGAACTTCTTTCCAAGAACTGCGCGGAATTCGGCGTAGAACTTTTGGACATCCATCATCCCGATCAGGGAGTGGTCCACGTAGTCGGACCGGAGATGGGACTCACGTTACCCGGAACCGTAATCGCTTGCGGAGATTCTCACACTTCTACACACGGGGCGTTCGGAGCTTTCGCCTTAGGAATCGGAACCAGCGAGATCGAACACGTTCTTGCAACTCAGACGATTCGTTTGAAAAAATCGAAAAACCTTTTGATCCAAATCGAAGGAGAACTTTCTTCGGACGTTTCCGCAAAGGACTTGGCTCTCTACTTGATCGGAAAGATCGGAACAAACGGAGGTCAAGGTTATGTGATCGAATATACGGGCGATGCGATCCGTAAAATGTCCATGGAAGGAAGAATGACTCTTTGCAATCTTTGTATAGAAGCGGGCGCGAGAGCCGGTCTTGTGGCTCCCGATCAAACCACGTTCGATTATCTGAAGGGACGGGATTATTCTCCGAAAGGAGAAGCGTATAATCAAAAAGTAGAATATTGGAAAACCTTAAAGTCCGACGAGGACGCCGTATACGACAAGAAGATCGTATTGAATGCGGAAGAGGTTTCTCCGATGGTCACTTGGGGAACCAATCCGGGGCAGGTTGTTCCGGTTTTATCCAAGGTTCCCGATCCGGATTCTTTTTCGGACGCGGAAGCGAGAGCCGCCGCGAGAAGATCCATCGAATACATGGGATTAGAACCTGGAGAAGAACTGAGATCCGTAAAGATCGACAAAGTGTTTATCGGTTCCTGCACGAACGCACGTATCGAAGACATCCGTAAGGCGGCAAAAACCGCGCAAGGAAGAAAGGTTTCGTCTAACGTTACGGCGATCGTGGTTCCGGGTTCGGGAAGGGTCAAACGCCAAGCGGAAGCGGAAGGTCTGGATCGGATTCTGATCGAAGCCGGTTTCGAATGGAGATTACCCGGTTGTTCGATGTGTCTCGGAATGAACGACGATTATTTACTTCCCGGTGAACGATGCGCGTCCACTTCGAATCGAAACTTCGAAGGACGACAAGGAAGGGGAGGTCGCACACATCTGGTAAGTCCGGAAAGTGCGGTGGTTGCGGCGATTTTGGGAAGATTCGGGACCGCAAAAGAATTGGAGGAACAAAAAGTATGA
- a CDS encoding LysR family transcriptional regulator gives MEFRQIRYFLEIRDAGTFQKAAGKLGLTQPALSRQIFLLEKELGTLLFERGPRQVRLTHEGEVFLSYAIRMKELWEELRSGMKEPGRELSGEFSISAGGTVSAWILPQILKKIRKDHPDLVLSVREGDSLETKESILLNEVDLGILTGPVNEPGLVSREFLSDRIVPVAPKTDPIFQKKKQTLKDIKEESFVFFHPASAIRKAVEKRIRSLGKEFRPKIGMELRSVESVIKSVEADLGIGFLSEYSLTPKLKVIPIPELIVERKFFLCHKKTIRPGLSKLADAIIQESKRF, from the coding sequence ATGGAATTCAGACAGATTCGATACTTCCTCGAAATCAGGGACGCGGGAACCTTTCAAAAGGCCGCGGGTAAATTGGGCCTCACACAACCCGCGCTTTCGCGTCAGATTTTTCTTTTGGAAAAAGAATTGGGAACTTTACTTTTCGAAAGAGGCCCGAGACAAGTCCGCCTAACGCACGAAGGCGAAGTATTCTTAAGTTACGCGATCCGAATGAAGGAGCTTTGGGAAGAATTAAGATCCGGCATGAAAGAACCGGGCCGGGAACTTTCGGGAGAATTCTCCATATCCGCGGGAGGAACCGTGTCCGCTTGGATTCTTCCCCAAATTTTAAAGAAGATTCGAAAAGATCATCCCGATCTCGTACTTTCCGTACGAGAAGGAGATTCCTTGGAAACAAAAGAATCGATTTTGTTAAACGAAGTGGATTTGGGAATCCTCACCGGACCGGTAAACGAACCCGGACTTGTTTCCAGAGAATTTCTTTCGGATCGAATCGTGCCCGTCGCTCCGAAGACAGATCCGATCTTTCAAAAGAAAAAACAAACCTTAAAAGATATCAAAGAAGAATCCTTCGTGTTCTTTCATCCGGCGTCCGCCATCCGAAAGGCGGTTGAAAAAAGAATTCGTTCTCTCGGAAAAGAATTCCGTCCCAAAATCGGAATGGAACTGAGAAGCGTCGAGTCCGTCATCAAAAGTGTCGAAGCGGATCTCGGAATCGGTTTTTTATCCGAGTACAGCCTCACCCCGAAACTCAAAGTGATTCCGATTCCCGAACTAATCGTGGAAAGAAAATTCTTTCTTTGTCATAAGAAGACGATCCGGCCCGGTTTATCAAAACTCGCGGACGCGATCATACAGGAATCGA